The proteins below come from a single Actinomycetota bacterium genomic window:
- a CDS encoding 6-phosphofructokinase, protein MRVGILTGGGDCPGLNAVIRAVVKVGARRFGHEHVGILRGWKGLIEADAQPLTPADVSGILGRGGTILKSSRTNPFRDDAATKAALDGFSRLGINALVAIGGEDTLGAANRLHAEHGVPVVGVPKTIDNDLSGTDFTFGFDTAVQIATEAIDRLHTTAESHDRVMVVEVMGRHAGWIALYSGIAGGADYILIPEEKPDIDALLAAINQRHARDVDYSIVVVSEGVGPVDAGAQGELDEFGHARLAQQGVGGRLSVVLREATGYDTRVTVLGHVQRGGSPTARDRVLATRFGTRAAEMVQEGLFGRMAALHGDTVTDVPLAEAVGTLKTVPESYYDLATPFFG, encoded by the coding sequence ATGCGCGTGGGGATCCTTACCGGCGGGGGTGACTGCCCCGGGCTCAACGCCGTCATCCGCGCCGTGGTGAAGGTCGGCGCGCGCCGGTTCGGGCATGAGCACGTGGGAATCCTGCGCGGATGGAAGGGGCTCATCGAGGCCGACGCACAGCCCCTCACGCCCGCCGACGTGAGCGGCATCCTCGGCCGCGGCGGCACGATCCTCAAGAGCTCGCGCACCAACCCTTTCCGCGACGACGCCGCCACCAAGGCGGCGCTCGACGGCTTCTCGCGCCTCGGCATCAACGCCCTCGTGGCCATCGGCGGCGAGGACACCCTGGGCGCGGCCAACCGCCTTCATGCCGAGCACGGCGTGCCCGTGGTGGGCGTGCCCAAGACCATCGACAACGACCTCTCGGGTACCGACTTCACCTTCGGGTTCGACACCGCGGTGCAGATCGCGACGGAGGCCATCGACCGCCTGCACACCACGGCCGAGAGCCACGACCGCGTGATGGTGGTGGAGGTCATGGGCCGGCACGCCGGCTGGATCGCCCTCTACTCGGGCATCGCGGGGGGCGCCGACTACATATTGATCCCCGAGGAGAAGCCCGACATCGACGCGCTGCTTGCGGCCATCAACCAGCGGCACGCCCGCGATGTGGACTACTCGATCGTCGTGGTGAGCGAGGGCGTCGGCCCGGTCGACGCAGGCGCGCAGGGCGAGCTTGACGAGTTCGGCCACGCGCGGCTGGCGCAGCAGGGCGTGGGCGGCCGCCTGAGCGTGGTGCTGCGCGAGGCCACCGGGTACGACACCCGCGTGACCGTGCTGGGGCACGTCCAGCGGGGCGGATCGCCCACTGCGCGCGACCGCGTGCTGGCCACGCGCTTCGGCACCCGCGCGGCCGAGATGGTGCAGGAGGGCCTGTTCGGGCGCATGGCCGCGCTGCACGGCGACACGGTCACGGACGTGCCCCTGGCCGAGGCGGTCGGCACGCTCAAGACCGTGCCGGAGTCCTACTACGACCTCGCCACGCCCTTCTTCGGATAG
- the topB gene encoding DNA topoisomerase III, translating to MSKKLIICEKPSVAKDVATALPETFTQKGEAYESDHWVISYAVGHLLEQVDPDVYDARFRKWTYEDLPIIPEHFRYQARDSRAAKQLGTLHKLMARPDVTGIVNACDAGREGELIFKLILESAPEKAKGKPVERAWFSSMTRVAILDAFSTLRPDSDMRTLEDAARARSEADWLVGMNGTRAATTKAGSIRRVLSLGRVQTPTLAMIVRRDLEITAFTPLDYWQVDAMFTGAEYDLPGMWNDVAGTHRDLLFIDGDGKAFRDRINAADVAQAIVDAVSGAQGTVTSVEKKPRTENPQLLYDLTALQRDANQRHGFSASRTLAAAQSCYDEHKVLTYPRTNSRYLSGDMVGSLKGVVSRVGSADPQYADAARQVLALDALPLGRVVNDEKVTDHHAIIPTDGDHDLSRLGNDARRIYDMVARRFLSVFLPPARLEDTTIITDVQSHTFRSSGTVIIEPGWYAVDAMRRHRVEKQAQAEQAVNEDGEAEQKDRTLPSVTVGQVLTCARAESLAKSTKPPARFNEGSLLKAMETAGKLVDDDEAAEAMKDGGLGTPATRANIIESLIDREYVEREGKQLRATDKAIGLITMLGDHLLTSPELTGRWEQRLNEIQGGGETRAEFEREIKDFTRQVVDWFADKSQDDLRVQRTVIAPCPINLPDGTKCKGNIVEQRKSYSCDSYHGKDDPGCGYTLWKQMDNRTITLDEAKEYIAQGLQSKDLAPEREVLGPCPTDGCDGEIVERGRSYGCTSWKSKTETGCGYVIWKRMRGRPDEVSIEEARRMVARGETNATPPREPVAECPVPGCGGMVVERPKTYGCNSWKSPRNRGCGYVIWKRPRGSEHDITVEEARAKIEADRADPDAVGLEPVVGGRTAKGTSRTKRGSVDADGAIVAHLLRKAVWTGLDGGDKVTLEIPKGAHRGLDSEVVAGLGHGLGLRSKPLKLWCKVTDGGPEAARATLESRLQDRIRKALAPTSHAAVAATA from the coding sequence GTGAGCAAGAAACTCATCATCTGCGAGAAGCCGTCGGTGGCCAAGGACGTCGCCACCGCCCTCCCCGAGACCTTCACGCAGAAGGGTGAGGCCTACGAGAGCGACCACTGGGTCATCTCCTACGCGGTGGGTCACCTGCTCGAGCAGGTGGACCCCGACGTTTACGACGCCCGCTTCCGCAAGTGGACGTACGAGGACCTCCCCATCATCCCCGAGCACTTCCGCTACCAGGCCCGCGACTCGCGGGCCGCCAAGCAACTGGGCACCCTCCACAAGCTCATGGCGCGGCCGGACGTGACGGGCATCGTCAATGCCTGCGACGCCGGGCGCGAGGGCGAGCTCATCTTCAAGCTCATCCTCGAGAGCGCCCCCGAGAAGGCCAAGGGCAAGCCCGTGGAGCGCGCGTGGTTCTCGTCGATGACCAGGGTGGCGATCCTGGACGCCTTCAGCACCCTGCGCCCCGATTCGGACATGCGCACCCTCGAAGACGCCGCCCGCGCCCGCAGCGAGGCCGACTGGCTGGTGGGCATGAACGGCACCCGCGCCGCCACCACCAAGGCCGGGTCGATCCGCCGCGTGCTGTCGCTGGGTCGTGTGCAGACCCCCACGCTGGCCATGATCGTGCGCCGCGACCTCGAGATCACCGCCTTCACCCCCCTCGACTACTGGCAGGTGGACGCCATGTTCACCGGGGCGGAGTATGACCTTCCGGGTATGTGGAACGACGTCGCGGGCACCCACCGCGACCTGCTGTTCATCGACGGCGACGGCAAGGCATTCAGGGACCGCATCAACGCCGCGGATGTCGCGCAGGCGATCGTCGATGCCGTGAGCGGGGCCCAGGGCACCGTGACCTCCGTCGAGAAGAAGCCGCGCACCGAGAACCCGCAGCTGCTCTATGACCTCACCGCGCTGCAGCGCGACGCCAACCAGCGGCACGGCTTCTCGGCCTCGCGCACGCTGGCCGCGGCGCAGAGCTGCTACGACGAGCACAAGGTGCTCACCTACCCGCGCACCAACAGCCGCTACCTGAGCGGGGACATGGTGGGCAGCCTCAAGGGCGTAGTGTCGCGCGTGGGATCAGCCGACCCGCAGTACGCCGACGCCGCCCGCCAGGTGCTGGCGCTCGATGCCCTGCCGCTCGGCCGCGTGGTGAACGACGAGAAGGTCACCGACCACCACGCCATCATCCCCACCGACGGCGACCACGACCTCAGCCGCCTGGGCAACGACGCACGCCGCATCTATGACATGGTGGCCCGCAGGTTCCTCTCGGTGTTCCTGCCGCCCGCGCGGCTCGAGGACACCACCATCATCACCGACGTCCAAAGCCACACCTTCCGCAGCAGCGGCACGGTCATCATCGAGCCGGGCTGGTACGCGGTGGACGCCATGCGCCGCCACCGCGTCGAGAAGCAGGCCCAGGCCGAGCAGGCCGTGAACGAGGACGGCGAGGCCGAGCAGAAGGACCGCACGCTGCCGTCGGTGACCGTGGGCCAGGTGCTCACCTGCGCCCGCGCGGAGTCGCTGGCCAAGAGCACCAAGCCGCCCGCGCGCTTCAACGAGGGCAGCCTGCTCAAGGCCATGGAGACCGCCGGCAAGCTGGTGGACGACGACGAGGCCGCCGAGGCCATGAAGGACGGCGGCCTGGGCACCCCGGCCACGCGGGCCAACATCATCGAGAGCCTCATCGACCGCGAGTACGTGGAGCGCGAGGGCAAGCAGCTTCGCGCCACCGACAAGGCGATCGGCCTCATCACCATGCTGGGCGACCACCTGCTCACCAGCCCCGAGCTCACCGGCCGGTGGGAGCAGAGGCTCAACGAGATACAGGGCGGCGGCGAGACCCGCGCGGAGTTCGAGCGCGAGATCAAGGACTTCACGCGCCAGGTGGTGGACTGGTTCGCCGACAAGAGCCAGGACGACCTGCGGGTGCAGCGCACCGTCATCGCGCCCTGCCCCATAAACCTGCCCGATGGCACCAAGTGCAAGGGCAACATCGTGGAGCAGCGCAAGAGCTATTCGTGCGACAGCTACCACGGCAAGGACGACCCGGGCTGCGGCTACACGCTGTGGAAGCAGATGGACAACCGCACAATCACGCTCGACGAGGCGAAGGAGTACATCGCCCAGGGCCTGCAGTCGAAGGACCTGGCACCCGAGCGCGAGGTGCTGGGCCCCTGCCCCACCGACGGCTGCGACGGCGAGATCGTCGAGCGCGGGCGCTCGTACGGGTGCACCTCGTGGAAGAGCAAGACCGAGACCGGCTGCGGATACGTCATCTGGAAGCGCATGCGCGGCCGCCCGGATGAGGTGTCCATCGAGGAGGCCCGCCGCATGGTGGCGCGCGGCGAGACCAACGCCACGCCGCCCCGCGAGCCGGTGGCCGAGTGCCCGGTGCCGGGCTGCGGCGGCATGGTGGTGGAGCGCCCCAAGACCTACGGCTGCAACTCGTGGAAGAGCCCGCGCAACCGCGGCTGCGGGTACGTCATCTGGAAGCGCCCGCGTGGCTCGGAGCATGACATCACGGTTGAGGAGGCCAGGGCGAAGATCGAGGCCGATCGCGCCGATCCCGATGCCGTGGGGCTCGAGCCCGTGGTGGGCGGCCGCACGGCCAAGGGCACCAGCCGCACCAAGCGGGGCTCGGTGGATGCCGACGGGGCGATCGTGGCCCACCTGCTGCGCAAGGCCGTATGGACCGGCCTCGATGGCGGCGACAAGGTGACGCTCGAGATACCCAAGGGCGCCCACCGTGGGCTCGACTCCGAGGTGGTGGCGGGCCTCGGCCACGGCCTCGGGCTGCGCTCGAAGCCCCTCAAGCTGTGGTGCAAGGTGACCGATGGCGGCCCCGAGGCCGCCCGCGCGACGCTGGAATCACGCCTGCAGGACCGCATCCGCAAGGCCCTCGCGCCGACATCACATGCTGCAGTCGCCGCCACGGCCTGA
- a CDS encoding nitroreductase family protein: MDRPRWRRQGDARDTQGRPPWARLRGGGGPRPRPRAALEAPQAVVQGDRWRPRGRPRDAGITPAGPHPQGPRADITCCSRRHGLTYSRGRGRWVPRAEEGAMDADDAIRLRRSVRSYTDQPVSDTDIDAILRLALLAPTGGMAQAWSFIVVRDKELREAVAEIVIRGGAKYFETVRPAGPDVSADEHAEWARGYAEQVLGNYRHVPVWLVGMVVPRHAFPDDQAEWERVADLVSVGFAMENLFVAARARGLGTVPTVFHWYAEDDFRALLDIPAGFEIPVITPLGYPTEFPVGLPPAMAAKRRPWRTLVHDDHWDNPRA; this comes from the coding sequence ATGGACCGGCCTCGATGGCGGCGACAAGGTGACGCTCGAGATACCCAAGGGCGCCCACCGTGGGCTCGACTCCGAGGTGGTGGCGGGCCTCGGCCACGGCCTCGGGCTGCGCTCGAAGCCCCTCAAGCTGTGGTGCAAGGTGACCGATGGCGGCCCCGAGGCCGCCCGCGCGACGCTGGAATCACGCCTGCAGGACCGCATCCGCAAGGCCCTCGCGCCGACATCACATGCTGCAGTCGCCGCCACGGCCTGACATATTCCCGAGGTCGGGGGCGATGGGTCCCCCGAGCTGAGGAGGGTGCAATGGATGCCGATGACGCAATCCGCCTGAGGCGCAGCGTGCGGTCGTACACCGACCAGCCGGTGAGCGACACGGACATCGACGCCATCCTCCGGCTCGCGCTGCTCGCCCCCACCGGCGGCATGGCGCAGGCCTGGAGCTTCATCGTGGTGCGCGACAAGGAGTTGCGCGAAGCCGTGGCCGAGATCGTCATCCGCGGTGGCGCGAAGTACTTCGAGACCGTGCGCCCGGCAGGCCCGGATGTCAGCGCCGACGAACACGCCGAGTGGGCGCGCGGGTACGCCGAGCAGGTGCTCGGCAACTACCGCCACGTTCCGGTGTGGCTCGTCGGGATGGTGGTGCCACGGCATGCCTTCCCCGACGACCAGGCCGAATGGGAGCGCGTGGCCGACCTGGTGTCGGTGGGCTTCGCCATGGAGAACCTCTTCGTGGCGGCCCGTGCCCGCGGGCTCGGCACCGTGCCGACGGTGTTCCACTGGTACGCGGAGGACGACTTCCGCGCGCTGCTGGACATCCCCGCCGGCTTCGAGATCCCCGTCATCACCCCGCTGGGATACCCCACCGAGTTCCCGGTGGGCCTCCCGCCCGCCATGGCGGCCAAGCGCCGGCCGTGGCGCACGCTCGTGCACGACGACCATTGGGATAACCCGCGGGCCTGA
- a CDS encoding DNA polymerase Y family protein, translating into MIVTARIPLFPLRIAVLEARVAWDDPIALGPAPGEAQVVGECTPAAWAQGVRPGLRVGEAMARCPELDLVVPHPDAARVAADRMSARLEDLGAAVQPMDGGMWSFMAGGLMRLHGGLDPLMRRARAALPVGCDGRVGAAPTPFASCEAARHGVVIGAHEVAGFLSPLPATRLPLPPRTHRLLSSLGIRTIGHLAALPHASVLDALGRDGQRAWRMARGEDEPRLQPRVPPEPLGEHMDFPDSLGALPALEAAMRMLITRACDRVIARGRSARSVVLRARLEDGGSWTSSVALREATADAGRIGLACIPRLSGIGAPVSHLAIEVDAGGPADAGQMTLVARPDDERRRRAAAALDQVRAAEGDATVMRLVEIEPWSRLPERRWALGPYEA; encoded by the coding sequence ATGATCGTGACGGCACGCATACCGCTCTTCCCCCTCCGCATCGCGGTGCTCGAGGCCCGCGTGGCGTGGGATGACCCCATCGCGCTGGGTCCGGCGCCGGGCGAGGCGCAGGTGGTCGGGGAGTGCACGCCGGCCGCGTGGGCGCAGGGCGTGCGCCCGGGGCTGCGCGTGGGCGAGGCCATGGCGCGATGCCCGGAACTCGACCTGGTTGTGCCCCATCCCGACGCCGCCCGCGTGGCGGCCGACCGGATGAGCGCGCGCCTCGAGGACCTGGGCGCGGCGGTGCAGCCCATGGACGGCGGCATGTGGTCGTTCATGGCCGGCGGGCTCATGCGCCTGCACGGCGGGCTCGATCCCCTCATGCGCCGGGCACGCGCCGCGTTGCCGGTGGGCTGCGATGGCCGCGTGGGCGCGGCGCCCACGCCGTTCGCATCATGCGAGGCCGCGCGCCACGGCGTGGTGATTGGCGCCCACGAGGTGGCGGGGTTCCTCTCCCCCCTCCCCGCCACGCGGCTTCCCCTGCCCCCGCGCACGCACCGGCTGCTGTCGTCGCTGGGCATCCGCACCATCGGGCATCTGGCCGCGCTGCCGCACGCATCGGTGCTCGACGCCCTCGGCCGGGACGGCCAGCGCGCATGGCGCATGGCCCGGGGCGAGGATGAGCCGCGCCTGCAGCCCAGGGTTCCGCCCGAGCCCCTGGGGGAGCACATGGACTTCCCCGACTCCCTGGGCGCGCTGCCCGCGCTGGAGGCGGCCATGCGCATGCTCATCACGCGGGCATGCGACCGGGTGATCGCCCGTGGCCGATCGGCGCGGTCGGTGGTGCTGCGCGCCCGGCTGGAGGACGGCGGGTCGTGGACCAGTTCCGTGGCGCTGCGCGAGGCCACGGCCGATGCCGGGCGCATCGGCCTGGCGTGCATCCCGCGGCTATCGGGAATCGGCGCGCCGGTATCGCACCTGGCAATCGAGGTGGACGCCGGCGGCCCGGCGGATGCCGGGCAGATGACGCTGGTGGCGCGCCCCGATGACGAGCGGCGCAGGCGCGCAGCCGCTGCGCTCGACCAGGTGCGCGCCGCCGAGGGCGACGCCACGGTGATGAGGCTGGTGGAGATCGAGCCCTGGAGCAGGCTCCCGGAGCGCCGATGGGCACTCGGTCCATACGAGGCCTAG